The genomic DNA CGCGGCCAGCTCCCCTCAAGGGGAGCCAGTGTGATGGTTGGCTCCCCTTGAGGGGAGCTGTCAGCGAAGCTGACTGAGGGGTTCTTCAGTCGGCCGCAACCGCGCGTTGCCGGTCGGTGTAGGCCTGGAGGGCGTCGCGGACCCAGGCGCCGTCGTCGTGGGCGGCCTGTCGGGCGCCGAGGCGTTCCTTGTTCAGGCCCTGTTCGCCGCGGATGACGGCCCAGAATTCGTCCCAGTGGATGGGGCCGTGGCGCCAGTTGCCCTGCTCGTCCTGGTGCAGGTCGGGGTCGGGGATGGTGAGGCCCGCTTCGAGCAGTTCGGGGACGTGCTCGTTGATGAATTCCTGCCGGACCTCGTCGTTGCTCTTGAGTTTGATGCCCCATTTCGTGAGGACGCCGCTGTTGGGGCTGTCGGCGTCGTGCGGGCCGAGCATCATCATGGCGGGCCACCACCAGCGATTTAAAGCGTCCTGCGCCAGGGCGCGCTGCTCGGGGGTGCCCTGGGCGTAGGCGACGATCATTTCCTTGCCCTGTTTGTGGTGGAAGGTTTCCTCGCTGCAGATGCGGACCATGGCGCGGCTGTACGGGCCGTAACTGCAGCCGGCGAGCATGGTCTGGTTCTTGATGGCGGCGCCGTCCACGAGCCAGCCGATCATGCCGACGTCCGCCCAGCTGTGGGTGGGGTAGTTGAAGATGCTGGAGTACTTGGCCTTGCCGCTCAGGAGGGCCTGGAGCATGTCCTCGCGGGTGGCGCCGAGGGTTTCGGCGGCGTGGTAGAGGTACTGGCCGTGCCCGGCCTCGTCCTGAACCTTGGCCATGAGGATGGTCTTGCGCCTCAGGCTGGGTGCGCGGGTGATCCATTCGCCTTCGGGGAGCATCCCGACGACCTCGCTGTGGGCGTGCTGGCTGATCATGCGGATGAGCTGGCGGCGGTACTCGGCGGGCATCCAGTCGCCGGGCTCGATCTTCTCGCCGCGGGCGATGCGGGCCTCGAAGTGCGCGTGCTGCTCGGCGGTTTCGCCGGATGTGATGCCGGTCTGGGCGGGGGTGGGTTGGGTCATGGGGGCAACCTCCTGATGGGACTGCCCCCAGTGTACCTAACGAGCGTTAGGTTGGGTGTGGCCTGGGTTGCAGCCGTCCGGTCTACCCATCCGCGCGTGCATGATCGGGCATGCTGTGAGGAGAGCCCGCATCCACACCCCCCTGCTCCCGGAGGTTCCTGATGATCCGTTCCCGCACGCCACTCCTGCTGACCGCCCTGGGCCTGCTGCTGGCCGCGCCCGCCGCCGCGCAGCCCGCGCCCATGCCCGTGAAGGTCTCCTCGCGCACCTGCGGGGCGTACACCCTGGCCCTGCGCGAGAACGGCTTCGGGGAACCGGCCGACCGCGTGACCATCACGCGCGGCGCGACCAGTTACGCCACGGTCGAGGACACCATGGTCAGCGTGGACTGGTGCCGGGACGTGACCGGCGACGGCGTCCCGGAAGTCCTGCTGGCCGGCTTTTCCGGCGGCGCGCACTGCTGCTTCACGCACACGCTGTACTCGCTGACCAGCCCGCCCCGGCGGCTGCTCACGGCGTTCAGCGCGCACAGCGACACCCTGGAGGCCCGGCAGCTGGACGGACGCGGCCCGCTGGAACTGGTCGGCGCGGACTGGCGCTTCGCGTACGGGTACGGCATGAGCTTCGCCGAGAGCGCCCCGCTGCCCACCGTGTACTCGTTCCTGAACGGCCAGTACGTGGAGAACACCCGCGCCTTCCCCGGCTTCATGCAGACCTATGCGCGCCACATGAACGCCGACCCGTTCAGCGGGGGCGTACTGGTCGAGTACGCCACCCGCACCGTCACTCAGGGGAGCGCCAGCGCCGACACCTGGGCGGCGGCGCAACCGGCACCCTTCCGGGCGTGGCTGGCGAACTACGGCCCGGATGTGCGGCAGGACCTCTCGGACTTCGGGCTGCGGGACTGGCCCACACGCGCCGGCCTGGACGCGGACGCCGTGCGCAGCGGCATCGGCGGGGCGTTCACGGCGCCCGGCACGCGCGCGTACCTGGCCGTCACCGTCGGCGCGGGACGGGACCCGGTCGCCACGCTGCGCCTGTTCCAGCCGCGCGGCGCGGCCATCACGGCCGGCCCCGCCCTGCTGACCGTCCCCGTGACCCGCGACGCGTACGGCGAGCCGACCCTGACCGTCTGGCCGGCCGCCACGGTCCGCCGCGCGGGCGGCCGGGACGACACCCTGCTGCGCGACGCCCGCAGCGGCAGTGTCCGCTACGCCGCATACCGCGTGGGCAGCGCCGCCCTGACCGAACTGCGGGACGACCCGCTGGCCGTTACGGCCGCGCTGCTGAGCGACCTGAGCAGCGTGGCCGGGCACGTCGCCTCGCAGTACCGGGACGTCACGCGCACCGCGGCGCAGACCGCTGAGGTGCAGCGCCGCATCGACGCGGCCGTCACCCGCGCCCGCCCGTGGCTGGGCACGCGGCGCGGCCCCACCGACTTCCCGCTGGGCCGCCTGGGGAACTTCACGTTCGGCAGCGTCACCCTCACCCAGGACAGCCCCGCGCAGGCGCAGGCCGTCATCACGACCACCGTCGGTTTCACCGACGACCGCACCGACAGCGAGTACGTCAGCGGCGAACGCCACACCCTCACCGTGAACCTCGACCGCGCCGCGACAGGCTGGCAGGTCACCGACTGGACCCTCAAGCCCCGCACCGGCGAACTGTACGAGGACTGATACGGACTCCGATTGAATGGGCCGCAATGCCCGCTGGGTCCGAGAGAAGCGACTCGGAGAGCTGCTCCGCAGAGTGGGAGCAACACGCCCCTCCGGACGTGGAGCCAGCAATCCGGCGACGTTCCGGATTGTTGGCGAAACAAACGGCAGTCCGTATGAACGGTCGGCAGCGGATGGGCGGTGGCGGAGGGCCTGTCACGCGGCGCGGCACAGGCCGGGTCAGACGACGGCGCGGCGCGCGGCCGGCCGGGCCGTTTACGCTGGGTCATGCGTCAGAACATCAGCAGTGGCAGCCCCTGGGAAGCGCAGATCGGGTACTCACGCGCCGTGAAGGTCGGGAACACCGTCCAGGTCAGCGGCACGACCGCCACCGTGAACGGCGAGGTCGTCGGCGAGGGCGACCCGGCCGAGCAGACCCGCGCGGCGCTGGGCATCATCCGCACCGCGCTGGAAACGGCCGGCGCGCAGCTGTCCGACGTGGTCCGCACCCGCATCTACGTGACGGACATCAGCCGCTGGGAGGAAGTGGCCCGCGCGCACGGCGAGGTGTTCCGCGACATCCGCCCCGCCACGACCCTGGTGCAGGTCGCCGCGCTGATCGACCCGCTGCACCTCGTGGAGATCGAGGCCGAAGCCGTCATCGGCGGGTGATCCCCGCCTGTGGGGCAGACTGGGCGGCATGACCTCTTCCCCTTCCGGTTCCGTCCGTCCGTTCGATCCGGCGTCACCCCGCCTTGGGCTGGGACTGGCGGCGCTGGGCCGCCCCGGGTACATCAACCTGGGGCACGCGCGTGACCTGCCGGACCGGTCGGTGGAGGGCATGCGGGCGCAGGCGTGGGCGGTGCTGGACGAGGCGTACGCGGCGGGCGTGCGGTACTTCGACGCGGCGCGCAGTTACGGGCTGGCCGAGGAGTTCCTGGGCGGGTGGGTGCAGGCGCGCGGGCACCGGGACGCCGTGCTGGGCAGCAAGTGGGGGTACACGTACGTGGCGGACTGGCAGCCGGACGCGCCCGTGCATGAGGTCAAGACGCACGACCGGGCCACGCTGGACCGGCAGTGGCCGCAGACGCTCGCGGCGCTGGGCGGCCCCCCGGCGCTGTACCTGATTCACTCGGCGACGCTGGAGTCGGGCGTGCTGGAGAACCCGGCGGTGCTCTCCCGGCTGGCGGAACTGGCGGCGGGGGGCGTGCGGGTGGGCCTGAGTACCAGCGGCCCCGCGCAGGCGGACACGATCCGGCGGGCGCTGGACGTGCGGGTGGACGGCGTGAATCCGCTGGGTGCGGTGCAGGCCACCTGGAACCTGCTGGACCGCTCGGCGGGTGCGGCCCTGGCCGACGCGCACGCGGCCGGGTGGGTGACCGTGGTGAAGGAGGGCGTGGCGAACGGCCGCCTGAGTGCGCGGGGCCTGGGCGGGCGCGGGGACGTGCCCGCCCCGCTAGCGGCGCTGGCGGCCGAGCTGGGGGTCACGCCGGACGCGGCGGCCCTGGCGGCGGTGCTGGCGCAACCCTGGGCGGACATGGTCCTGAGCGGCGCGGGAACCGCCGGGCAGCTGGCGCAGAATCTGGCGGCGCTGCGCGTGCAGGTGCCGGCGGACGCCCTGCCGGAACTGGCGGTGGACGCCCGCACGTACTGGCAGGAACGGGCGGCGCTGCCCTGGAACTGAGACGGATTCCGTTTGTTTCGCCAACAATCCGGAACTTCACCGGATTGCCAGCTCCACGTCCGGAACCCGTTTCTCTCCTGCTCTGCGAAGCAGCTCTCCGAGTCACATCCGCTCGGATTGAACGGGCTTTGCAGCCCATTCAATCGGAGTCCGTATGACCCGCAGTCCGGATCAGTACGAGCGGAAGTTCTGCCAGACGTGCGCGGGTTCGAAGCTGAAGCCGAACACGCCGGGACCGCTGTGCGCGGAGAGGACCGTGCCGAGGCTCAGGGTCATGCTTTCCTGCACGCCCAGGCGGCGGGCCTCGAACCGCAGGGCGTCGACGCTGTCGGAGGCGCCGTTGTGGAAGAACGCCACGCGGCCCTGCGGGAGGCTGGCGGCGCAGGCGCGCAGCTGCTCGGTCATGCTGTTCATGGCGCGGCCGGCGCCGACGGCACGCGCGAAGGGTTCCACCCGGCCCTCGCGCAGGCCCAGGATGGGTTTCAGGTTCAGCAGGCCGCCCAGCAGGGCCGCCGCGCCGCCGATCCGTCCGCCGCGCTGCAGGTATCCCAGGGTGTTCAGGCACATGCGGGTCTGCGCGTACTGCCGCAGGCTCTGCAGGACCTGCGCGACCTGCGCGGCCGGCACGTGGTCACGCATCAGGCGCGCGGCCCGCTCGGCCTGCAGGGCCAGTCCGGCGGCGGACTGCCAGGAGTCGTGGACGGTGACCCGCCCCGGGAAGGCCAGCGCGGCCTCGGCGGCGTGGCTGCAGGTGTCGCTCAGGCGGCTGCTGACGTGTACGGCCAGCACGTGATCGTGGCGTTGCAGCAGGGCCTCGAGCGTCTCGCGGTAGGCCTGCACGGTGGGGGGCGCGGTGACGGGCATGGCGGCTCCGGCGTCCACGCGGCGGAAAAGTTCCTCGCTGCCGAGTTCCTGGTGATCGAGCCAGTCACGCCCGTCGAAGTGGACGGTGAGGGGAATGACCCGCAGGCCGATGGCGTCGGCCTGACCGGCTTCGAGGTCGCTGGTGGAGTCGGTCAGGACGATGCTGTTCATGCCCGTATGGTAGGACCCGGACAGGCAGAAATGTGAAATTTCCCCCATCAGGGGCTCCCCCCGGGGTGCGCCCCCCCGGACGTGCCCCGGACCGTCCACCACCCCCGCCAGGGAGACGGCGCGACTGCCACCGGAGCGCCGCCACCCGCCGCGTCGGAGCGGCCGGTCTCTAAAACCGTTCTCCGAATGACGCCCCGGCACAGCAGACGTCCGATGCCTCCATTCTCTGCTTCGCGGCTGTGCCAGTCCGTCCTGACCGTCCGCATTCACCCGCTCTGCTGCGGGGCGTTCCAGGTCCGCCCGGCCAGACAGCCTGCCGCTTCACGGCAACGGCTCCAGTGCCCGGAACGGCTCTAGTGCCCGGCAGCCACCGACATGGTCGCGGCGTCGGCCAGACGTTGCAGGGCCGGCCGCAGGGCCGGGAGGTCCACGCGGGCCGTGTGCCAGACCAGCCGCACCTCGATCCCGAAGTAATCGTGCGACACCAGGTTCCGCACGTCGCGCAGCAGCGTCCAGGGCAGTTCCGGGTGCGTGTCCTGCACCGACTGGGGAATGAACTTCGTGGTCTCGCCCAGCCGCGCCAGCCCGTGCAGCACGGCCTCCTGCACCAGTTCGTCCCGCTCGAAGGTCGCCAGGGTCAGGCCGTCCGTGAAGGCCACCACCCGGTCCAGCACGCCGAGCAGATCGAACACCCGCCAGCGCCAGCGCTTGTCGCGGTGCGAGGACGGCAGGTTGTCCGGGACGCTCAGCACGTCCACCGCGTCCGCCAGGATCTCGGCGCGCAGCGGGGCGCGCAGGGCCCCTTCCGTCACCACGTCCACCCGGCGGCCCAGCGCCCGCTCGAACACCTCCCGCGCCCGCATCAGGTCCAGCAGGCCCCGCGCCTGTGTGGGCGCGAAGTCGATCAGCAGGTCGATGTCGCTGGCCTCGCCCGCCTCGCCCCGCGCGACCGACCCGAACACCCGCACGCGCGTGACCCCCAGCGCCGCCCACTGCGCCTGAACCTCCCGCAGGCGACCCGCGACCGTCTCGAGGCGAACATCCGGAAAGAGCGGCTGGGCAGCGTTCATTCCGTTCAGGATACGGCCCTCACGGCGGGGCGGGCCGTATCCTGAACGGGTGATTATCGCCGTGGGCCACGACCTGATCGAGATCGACCGCATCCGGCGCATGCTGGAACGCGAGGGCCGGCGGGCCGAGAAGCTCTTCGCGCCCAGCGAACTCGCGTACTGCGCGCGCCTGAGCGACCCGGTCCCCAGCCTCGCGGCGCGTTTCGCGGCCAAGGAAGCCTTCCAGAAGGTCTGGCCGCGCCCGCACGGCTGGCGGGACGTGTGGGTGGAGCGCACGCCCACGCCCGGCGGTCCCTTTCCGTTCGCGCGGCCGCACCTGGCGTTCGCGCCGCACATCGAGCAGCACATGCGCGAGCAGGGCTGGACGGCGCACCTGACCCTCACGCACACCCGCGAGCACGCCTCGGCCGTCGTGATTCTCGAGGAGCGCTGAGCGGCCGGGCCTGAGCGTTCCTTCACGGTCCGGCAGGCGGACCCGCGAATCGTCGTGCCGCTGACACCCGCGCGGGCCGGCCCGGGCATACGCTGGGGCATGAACGCCATGGATGCCGTCCGGTTCGTTGACACCCCGGCCCGTTCCGGAGGGACCGGCGGCACGGGGGGTCCGTACCGGGCGGTGACGCCACCCGCCGCGCCGGCCCCCACCCGGCGGCCCAGTCCGCTCGCACGCTGGCGGCCCCGGGGTGTCCCCCTCACGGTCCGGGTGCAGGTGGTCGTGGCCGCGCTGCTGCTCACGCCGGCCCTGGCGCTGGGCAGCGGCCCGAAGGTCTCCCCCGCCAGGGCGGGCGCCGCGGCGTTCCCCGCGCCCGCCCAGCCCCGCCCCGTTCAGGCGACCAGCGTGACGCCCGGCCGGACCCTGCTGCTGGATTTCTACGCGGTGCGGCTGGATGGACTGTGGGCGCTGTTCTCGCCGGACGTGCGGGCGCAGTGGGGCACGCTGGAGGCCTTCCGCGCCTTCCGTCGCGACGGTCTGGCGCAGTACGGCCCGGAACGGCAGGTGCTGCAGGAACGGACCTTCACGCGCGGCCGCGAGAGCGTGTACGTGCGCAGCGCCACCTTCGAGAAGGCCCCGGCGCTGGTCTGGGCGGTCGTGATCGGCTTCACCGGCCCGCAGGTGACGACCTTCGGCATCACCCTGCAGGAGGACCGCAGCGACGATCAGGTCGCGTGGCAGCGCCCCCCGTTCCCGTGAGCGCGGCCAGCAGCCGGTTCAGGGGCCGTCCTGGCTGCCCTGGCGGGCCAGTTCACGGCCCGCGGCGTCCGTGACGGTGAAGGTGTAGGCGTCGGCGCTGCGGGTCAGCCAGTTCACGCGCTGGTCGACGCAGGCGTCCGGCACTTCCAGCTGCGCGGGCGCCGGGTAGCGGCGGTCCAGGCTGTTCTGCCGGTAGGTTTCCAGCGTGCGGGTCAGGCTGTTCGCGCAGTTCTGCGCGGCGGCGCGGGCGGTCACGCGGCCCGCGTCGGTCGGCAGGCCGCTCTGCTGGGTGGCCTGCACGGCGCTCAGCTGCCGTTCGAGCGCCTCGACCCGGCGGGTCAGGTCGGCGTTCTGCGCGCGGGCCTCGCGGTCCTGGCAGCCGCCGAGCAGCGGCGCGAGCAGGAGGAGCAGAAGGGCACGCCGGATCACGCGGGGCAGGTTAGCGCACCCGACCACACCGCTGGCAAGCGCCGGCCCTCATGAGGCCCTTCATGAAGGCCCCGGGCCGCTCGACCGTCCGGTTCAGCGGTTCAGGACGCTGACGATCTCCACGTGACTGGTCTGCGGGTAGAAGTCGTGCGGGATGACGTCCGCGAGCTTCCAGCCGCGCCGCACGAGGTCGCCCACGTCACGCGCCCACGTGGCCGGGTCGCAGGAGACGTACACGAGGCGGTCGGCGGTGCTGGCGTTGATGTGCTCGCGCGCGCCCTCCTCCAGCCCGGCGCGGGGCGGGTCCACGACGATCACGTCGGTGCCGAGTTCGCTGAAGCGGGCGGCGTCGCCACTGCGGAACGTGACGTTGCTCTCGCCGCTGACCGCCACGTCCTGACGGCCACGGGCGAGCGCCTCCGGCGCGGCGTCCAGCACGGTCACGCGCCGGAAGTTCGGGGCGAGGTGACGGCCGATCGCGCCGGCCCCGCCGTACAGGTCCACGGCGTGCTCGCCCTTGCCGGCCAGTTCGGCGGCCCGCTCGTAGGCCAGTCCGGCGGCCTGCGGGTTCACCTGCGCGAAGCCCGTGGCGGACACGCTGACCTGCACCTGCCCGAACTGCTCGCGGATCTCGCTCTCCCCGGCGATCAGGCGCACGCCGGCGCTGAAGCGCTTCCCGGCGGGCTGCGCCAGCGACACGCCCACCACGCCGGCTTCCATCAGGTGATCGCTGGCGCGCAGGTACTGGCGGGTCTCACCGGCGCCGATCACGGCGGCGACGACCTCGCCGGTCAGGCGGCTGGCGCGGAACGCGACCTCGGTGGCGGGGTCCAGCAGCGTGGGATCGATGCGGTCCATGACGGCCTGGATCTGCGGCATGACCAGCGGGTCCCTGCGCACGACCAGCGGTTCGCTGCCGCGCCGCTCGCGGTAGGCGAGGCCGCCGGGCGTCACGAGGTACTGCGCGGTGTTGCGGTACCCCCAGGCCTCGGGGCTGGGCACGGTGGGTGACACGCCGTGCTGCACCTTGGCGATGCGGCTCAAGGCCTCCTGCACGAAGGCGCGTTTGAAGTCCAGCTGCGCCTCGTAGGTGGCGTGCGCCAGGTCGGCGGTGGGCAGGTCCGGGCCGTCCACGCGGACGGGACTGCGGCGCAGCACCTCGACCGTCTGGCCCTGGCGCACGCCCTTCCCGGCCCTGACCCGCGCGGTGACCTGCTCGCCGGGCAGCGCCCCACGGACCAGCACCACGCCGGACTCGTCCCGGGCGAGCCCCAGCCCCCCCGCAACAAGTTTCTCGATTTCCAGCGTAAGTAAAGCGTCCGACATAACGTACAGGGTAGCGCGTCCGGCCGCTGCGCCGCTGCCCCCAGCTCACGTTGCGCCCCGCGCGGCCCCTGCCGACGTGGCGCGGCAGCCCCAGGGGAATCCCCCCGGAGGCCGCCGCGCCGCACAGAACTGGCGTGCAGTTCAGTTCTCGTATTCGAGGTACGTGTAGCCGAGCAGTTCCTCGCCGTAATCTTCGAGCAGTTCGTGTTCCTGCTCGCCGGTCAGGGTGCCGAGTTTGATGGCGGCGTCGGCCTGGTCCTCGATGGCGTCGCGCAGCATGGGTTCCTCGTAGCCCATGGACTCGATCATGCGCCGCGCCTTCTGGCCGCGCACGAACAGGTCGATGTGGTACTTCCCGCCGGGGCGGACCGTCACGTGGGCCTCACTGACCTTGCCGAACAGGTTGTGGGCGCTGCCCAGCACGTCCTGGTACGCGCCCATCAGGAACACGCCCAGGTAGTAGGGGCGGTCGCCGGGTTCGTGCAGCGGCAGGGTGGCCTTCACGTCGCGCAGGTCGATGAACTTCTCGATCTTGCCGTCGCTGTCGCAGGTGATGTCCACGATGGTCGCCTGCCGGGTGGGTTTCTCGTTCAGGCGGTCGAGCGGCACGATCGGGAAGAGCGCCTGGATCGCCCAGTTGTCCGGCAGACTCTGGAACAGGGAGAAGTTGCAGATGTACTTGTCGGCCAGGACTTTCTGCAGGTCCTCGAGTTCGTCCGGGACGTACTTCTCGTTCTGGATGAGCCGGGCGATCTTGCGCAGGATGGCGTTGAACAGCGCCTCGCCGCGCGCCCGGTCGGGCAGGGTCACGTAGCCCAGGTCGAACAGGTTGTGCAGCGTCTGCTTGTCGCCGACCGCGTCGTTGTACGACTCGCGGTAGTTGCGCGCCGAGATGTTCGCGAGGATCTCTTCCATGTCCTTGACGATCTGGTGGCTGTTCTCGTCGGCCGGGGCGAGGTCCTCGAGGTCGCGGGTGGGGCCGGTGACGTCCACGACCGGCAGGATCAGCACGGCGTGGTGCGCGGTCAGGGCCCGGCCGGACTCGGAGACGATCACGGGTTCCGGCACGCTTCTGGCCTTGCAGACCTCCTGCACGGTGTACACGATGTCGGCGGCGTACTCGCGGACGGTGTAGTTCATGCTGGCGTAGAAGGTGGTCTTGGAGCCGTCGTAGTCGACGCCCAGGCCGCCGCCCACGTTCAGGTACTTCAGTTGCGCGCCGGCGGCGATCAGGCCGGCGTACGTCTGGGTGGCCTCGCGCACCGCGACCTTCACGCGGCGGATGTCGGTGATCTGCGACCCGATGTGGGTGTGCAGCATGACCAGCGTGTCGAGCATGTCCTCTTCCCGCAGGCGTTCGACGACGCGCAGCAGTTCGTAGGCGTTCAGGCCGAACTTCGCCTGGTCGCCGCCGCTCTCCTCCCACTGCCCCGAGCCGCGCGCGTGCAGCTTGAAGCGCACGCCCATGGCGGGGCGCACGCCGAGCGCCTTGGCCTGCTTGAGGATCCGGTCGAGTTCACTGAACTTCTCGATGGTGATGACCACGTTCTTGCCGAGCGTGCGGCCCCACAGGGCCAGCTTGATGAACCCGTCGTCCTTGAAGCCGTTGCAGCACAGCAGCGCGTCGGGGTGCATCTTCTGCGCGAGGCACAGCGCCAGTTCGGCCTTGGACCCGGCCTCCAGGCCGTGCGCGAAGTCGTACCCGGCCGACGCGACGGCCTCGACGACCGCGCGGCGCTGGTTGACCTTGATCGGGAACACGCCCTGGTAGTGGCCGGTGTAGCCGTACTCCTGAATGGCGGACTGGAAGGACTCGTTCAGGTGCTTGACGCGGCCCGTGATGACCTGCGGGAAGCGCAGGATGACCGGCAGGCTCTCCCCGCGGTCCACGATCTCGTCCACGATGGAGCGCAGCGGCACGTGCAGGCCGGGGCTGGGCGTGACCTCAACCTGACCCTTGTCGGACACGCGGAACCAGCCGCCGGACCAGTTGGGGACCTGGTACAGCTCGGCGGCGTCGGTGGTGGAAAAACTGCTGGGTGTCGTCATGAAGGGCGTCCTCCTCCGTGGGGATAGGCTCGCCGTGCGCGGGGTTCGGAGTTGCGCTGCCCGGAACCCGCCGCGGCGGGCACTGACGGGAAGGCACTCACGGACGCCGTGCGAAACCGGGCGCATGATACGGCAAAGGCGGTGGCCCGGATGTCACCTGCCACTTCATTGTTCGCAGGGGGTGGCGGCGCGGGCGCCGGGCAGTGGCCGCAGGGAGTGGCCGCAGGGCGAAGCAATGGAAGAAGGGAGCGGAGGCTTTCACCTCGCTCCCTTCTGACTGGCGGTCCGGACGGGATTTGAACCCGCGACCTTCTGCGTGACAGGCAGATATGCTAACCGCTACACTACCGGACCAGCGGAACAGAGATTACGGGCCGCAGCCGCAGAAGTCAAGGGGTCTGGGCGGGCCGGGGCGGCGCGGGGGCCAGCACCACCCGGTCCCGGCCGTCCGCCTTGGCGCGGCGCAGCGCGGCGTCAGCCCGCTCGAAGGCGGCCTGGAGTGGCTCGCCCGCCGGACTGAGGCTCAGGCCGGCGCTGAGCGTCACGCGCTGCCCGCCCGTGAAGGTGCGGCGCGCGACCTCCGCGCGGATGTCCTCGATCAGACCGGCGACCCGCACCGTCAGGTCCGCGCTGCCCGCAGCGGGCGGACCCGGCAGCAGCAGCGCGAATTCCTCACCGCCCCAGCGGTACGCGCGCCCCTGGCCGGCCAGCACGTCGAGGATCACGTCGGCCACCGCCCGCAGCACGCGGTCCCCGGCGGTGTGTCCATGCGTGTCGTTCACGCCCTTGAAGTGGTCGACGTCCAGCAGGGCCAGCGCCCAGCTGCCCACGGCAGACGCGCGGGCCTGCTCGTCGAAGGCGCGGCGGTTGAGCAGCCCGGTCAGGGTGTCGCGGCGCAGGGCGCGTTCGCCGTCCCGGTAGCGCCGGTTGATGTCCGCGAACGCCACCCCGTACAGCACCACCGTGAGGCAGACGATCAGCGTCAGCAGCGGCGTGTGCGTCGTCAGCTGCGGCTGCAGGCCCCGCAGCTGCCAGCGCCACAGCAGCGCGACCGCGCTGCCGGTCAGGACCAGCCCGTACAGCCGGCCGGTGCGGGGCTCGTCCATGAACAGCAGGGTCCAGGCCAGAACGGTGGCAGGGGTCAGCAGCAGCG from Deinococcus depolymerans includes the following:
- the paaA gene encoding 1,2-phenylacetyl-CoA epoxidase subunit PaaA; this translates as MTQPTPAQTGITSGETAEQHAHFEARIARGEKIEPGDWMPAEYRRQLIRMISQHAHSEVVGMLPEGEWITRAPSLRRKTILMAKVQDEAGHGQYLYHAAETLGATREDMLQALLSGKAKYSSIFNYPTHSWADVGMIGWLVDGAAIKNQTMLAGCSYGPYSRAMVRICSEETFHHKQGKEMIVAYAQGTPEQRALAQDALNRWWWPAMMMLGPHDADSPNSGVLTKWGIKLKSNDEVRQEFINEHVPELLEAGLTIPDPDLHQDEQGNWRHGPIHWDEFWAVIRGEQGLNKERLGARQAAHDDGAWVRDALQAYTDRQRAVAAD
- a CDS encoding RidA family protein; amino-acid sequence: MRQNISSGSPWEAQIGYSRAVKVGNTVQVSGTTATVNGEVVGEGDPAEQTRAALGIIRTALETAGAQLSDVVRTRIYVTDISRWEEVARAHGEVFRDIRPATTLVQVAALIDPLHLVEIEAEAVIGG
- a CDS encoding aldo/keto reductase encodes the protein MTSSPSGSVRPFDPASPRLGLGLAALGRPGYINLGHARDLPDRSVEGMRAQAWAVLDEAYAAGVRYFDAARSYGLAEEFLGGWVQARGHRDAVLGSKWGYTYVADWQPDAPVHEVKTHDRATLDRQWPQTLAALGGPPALYLIHSATLESGVLENPAVLSRLAELAAGGVRVGLSTSGPAQADTIRRALDVRVDGVNPLGAVQATWNLLDRSAGAALADAHAAGWVTVVKEGVANGRLSARGLGGRGDVPAPLAALAAELGVTPDAAALAAVLAQPWADMVLSGAGTAGQLAQNLAALRVQVPADALPELAVDARTYWQERAALPWN
- a CDS encoding DegV family protein; the encoded protein is MNSIVLTDSTSDLEAGQADAIGLRVIPLTVHFDGRDWLDHQELGSEELFRRVDAGAAMPVTAPPTVQAYRETLEALLQRHDHVLAVHVSSRLSDTCSHAAEAALAFPGRVTVHDSWQSAAGLALQAERAARLMRDHVPAAQVAQVLQSLRQYAQTRMCLNTLGYLQRGGRIGGAAALLGGLLNLKPILGLREGRVEPFARAVGAGRAMNSMTEQLRACAASLPQGRVAFFHNGASDSVDALRFEARRLGVQESMTLSLGTVLSAHSGPGVFGFSFEPAHVWQNFRSY
- a CDS encoding HepT-like ribonuclease domain-containing protein, with protein sequence MNAAQPLFPDVRLETVAGRLREVQAQWAALGVTRVRVFGSVARGEAGEASDIDLLIDFAPTQARGLLDLMRAREVFERALGRRVDVVTEGALRAPLRAEILADAVDVLSVPDNLPSSHRDKRWRWRVFDLLGVLDRVVAFTDGLTLATFERDELVQEAVLHGLARLGETTKFIPQSVQDTHPELPWTLLRDVRNLVSHDYFGIEVRLVWHTARVDLPALRPALQRLADAATMSVAAGH
- a CDS encoding 4'-phosphopantetheinyl transferase superfamily protein, translating into MIIAVGHDLIEIDRIRRMLEREGRRAEKLFAPSELAYCARLSDPVPSLAARFAAKEAFQKVWPRPHGWRDVWVERTPTPGGPFPFARPHLAFAPHIEQHMREQGWTAHLTLTHTREHASAVVILEER
- a CDS encoding class I SAM-dependent RNA methyltransferase; the encoded protein is MSDALLTLEIEKLVAGGLGLARDESGVVLVRGALPGEQVTARVRAGKGVRQGQTVEVLRRSPVRVDGPDLPTADLAHATYEAQLDFKRAFVQEALSRIAKVQHGVSPTVPSPEAWGYRNTAQYLVTPGGLAYRERRGSEPLVVRRDPLVMPQIQAVMDRIDPTLLDPATEVAFRASRLTGEVVAAVIGAGETRQYLRASDHLMEAGVVGVSLAQPAGKRFSAGVRLIAGESEIREQFGQVQVSVSATGFAQVNPQAAGLAYERAAELAGKGEHAVDLYGGAGAIGRHLAPNFRRVTVLDAAPEALARGRQDVAVSGESNVTFRSGDAARFSELGTDVIVVDPPRAGLEEGAREHINASTADRLVYVSCDPATWARDVGDLVRRGWKLADVIPHDFYPQTSHVEIVSVLNR
- the speA gene encoding biosynthetic arginine decarboxylase, which gives rise to MTTPSSFSTTDAAELYQVPNWSGGWFRVSDKGQVEVTPSPGLHVPLRSIVDEIVDRGESLPVILRFPQVITGRVKHLNESFQSAIQEYGYTGHYQGVFPIKVNQRRAVVEAVASAGYDFAHGLEAGSKAELALCLAQKMHPDALLCCNGFKDDGFIKLALWGRTLGKNVVITIEKFSELDRILKQAKALGVRPAMGVRFKLHARGSGQWEESGGDQAKFGLNAYELLRVVERLREEDMLDTLVMLHTHIGSQITDIRRVKVAVREATQTYAGLIAAGAQLKYLNVGGGLGVDYDGSKTTFYASMNYTVREYAADIVYTVQEVCKARSVPEPVIVSESGRALTAHHAVLILPVVDVTGPTRDLEDLAPADENSHQIVKDMEEILANISARNYRESYNDAVGDKQTLHNLFDLGYVTLPDRARGEALFNAILRKIARLIQNEKYVPDELEDLQKVLADKYICNFSLFQSLPDNWAIQALFPIVPLDRLNEKPTRQATIVDITCDSDGKIEKFIDLRDVKATLPLHEPGDRPYYLGVFLMGAYQDVLGSAHNLFGKVSEAHVTVRPGGKYHIDLFVRGQKARRMIESMGYEEPMLRDAIEDQADAAIKLGTLTGEQEHELLEDYGEELLGYTYLEYEN
- a CDS encoding GGDEF domain-containing protein; protein product: MKERAPMPPGPTNPPAPQDPLPERIGQLYFRVALPLVGAVLLTAVPDARPGSLRVLLVLTALTLVTALLHALLPVRWHDLLRRTFPGVTVAFVLGVALLSGPGGLPGDPQLLTLTLLLTPATVLAWTLLFMDEPRTGRLYGLVLTGSAVALLWRWQLRGLQPQLTTHTPLLTLIVCLTVVLYGVAFADINRRYRDGERALRRDTLTGLLNRRAFDEQARASAVGSWALALLDVDHFKGVNDTHGHTAGDRVLRAVADVILDVLAGQGRAYRWGGEEFALLLPGPPAAGSADLTVRVAGLIEDIRAEVARRTFTGGQRVTLSAGLSLSPAGEPLQAAFERADAALRRAKADGRDRVVLAPAPPRPAQTP